In Amycolatopsis endophytica, the following are encoded in one genomic region:
- a CDS encoding amylo-alpha-1,6-glucosidase, whose translation MTQPAPTDWNTWDVRYHTAAAHLPSGLRVRIGIGTPDGEVFDGFTWRQGLERLGHKTVDGEYAEVTVRHGEAVLRLVFTNPRKDVLCGLAEWAGPVPEGHSVHLIVDKLPGAAAPPDTEWRTSMSVAPTVHDDDGATRLDLGTAPSYRFAWAPAGDTGEDLEFDFDAARERAESAAIGSSGWLGRAAEGYQRALTWNTVIRTDLGRVITPTSRDFVCQARGGFYGTWALHGWDTFFCGLTATWIGHDYARGIHEQILEQVTERGFVPNRVSDERGRTDDRSQPPVGAYTILKSYLSTGLSDETRDRRLLTETYPVLLRWHDWWSSDRRGPHGMLAWGSDPTDDPKSATVDSTRRESGLDDSPMYDEIRYDPDTHTMDLADVGLNALHAMDGEALAHMAGLLGDTATAERLRAEVADTRKRIDEVFWDGDAGHYRNRRADGSFDVHLAPTMLYPLLAGVPDAERALATVDTLLAPDLLGGSPPLPSVSRSDPGYNRHYCRGRIWGPIAFLVVEGLRRYGLDDRVGHIVDELLSIFRLEWEEHSHVHENYFSSPDEDIHPFEARSDFLLSWGNLLAYLAMQQLADPRAGGWRFAHPGRETGLTNLTLREGPLGVEATAGRFRVTLDGSTLVDAPADVVIEDYTRDGDMVRAVIRNPGGGVVTLGVPAAAGETVTVRGSSVAVEPGGVVTLAAADGEVVLGRPS comes from the coding sequence ATGACGCAACCCGCCCCCACCGACTGGAACACGTGGGACGTGCGGTACCACACCGCGGCGGCCCACCTGCCCTCCGGGCTGCGCGTCCGGATCGGCATCGGCACTCCGGACGGCGAGGTCTTCGACGGGTTCACCTGGCGGCAGGGCCTGGAACGGCTCGGGCACAAGACGGTCGACGGCGAGTACGCCGAGGTCACCGTCCGGCACGGTGAAGCCGTCCTGCGGCTGGTGTTCACCAATCCGCGCAAGGACGTCCTGTGCGGTCTGGCCGAATGGGCCGGTCCGGTCCCCGAAGGTCATTCCGTCCACCTGATCGTCGACAAGCTGCCGGGCGCCGCCGCGCCGCCGGACACCGAGTGGCGCACCTCGATGTCGGTGGCTCCCACCGTGCACGACGACGACGGCGCCACCCGGCTGGACCTGGGCACGGCACCGTCGTACCGGTTCGCGTGGGCGCCCGCCGGGGACACCGGCGAAGATCTGGAGTTCGACTTCGACGCCGCGCGGGAGCGGGCCGAGTCGGCGGCGATCGGCAGCTCCGGCTGGCTCGGCCGCGCCGCCGAGGGCTACCAGCGGGCCCTGACCTGGAACACGGTGATCCGCACCGATCTGGGCCGGGTCATCACGCCGACCTCGCGGGACTTCGTGTGCCAGGCCCGCGGCGGCTTCTACGGCACCTGGGCCCTGCACGGCTGGGACACGTTCTTCTGCGGGCTGACCGCGACCTGGATCGGGCACGACTACGCGCGCGGTATCCACGAGCAGATCCTGGAGCAGGTGACCGAGCGCGGGTTCGTGCCCAACCGCGTCTCCGACGAACGCGGCCGCACCGACGACCGCTCGCAGCCGCCGGTGGGCGCCTACACGATCCTCAAGTCCTACCTGAGCACCGGGCTGTCCGACGAGACCCGCGACCGGCGCCTGCTCACCGAGACCTACCCGGTGCTGCTGCGCTGGCACGACTGGTGGAGCAGCGACCGGCGGGGGCCGCACGGCATGCTCGCCTGGGGTTCGGACCCGACCGACGATCCCAAATCGGCCACGGTGGACAGTACGCGCCGCGAGTCCGGGCTGGACGATTCACCGATGTACGACGAGATCCGCTACGACCCGGACACCCACACGATGGACCTGGCCGACGTGGGTCTCAACGCCCTGCACGCGATGGACGGCGAAGCGCTCGCCCACATGGCCGGTCTGCTGGGGGACACCGCGACGGCCGAGCGGCTGCGCGCGGAAGTGGCCGACACGCGCAAGCGGATCGACGAGGTCTTCTGGGACGGGGACGCCGGCCACTACCGCAACCGGCGCGCCGACGGATCGTTCGACGTGCACCTCGCTCCGACGATGCTCTACCCGCTGCTGGCCGGTGTGCCGGACGCGGAACGCGCCCTGGCGACAGTGGATACGTTGCTCGCGCCCGACCTGCTCGGCGGATCGCCGCCGCTGCCCAGCGTGTCGCGCAGCGATCCCGGCTACAACCGGCACTACTGCCGCGGCCGCATCTGGGGCCCGATCGCGTTCCTCGTCGTGGAGGGGCTGCGCCGCTACGGGCTGGACGACCGGGTCGGCCACATCGTCGACGAGCTGCTGAGCATCTTCCGCCTGGAGTGGGAGGAGCACAGCCACGTGCACGAGAACTACTTCTCCAGCCCGGATGAGGACATCCACCCCTTCGAGGCGCGGTCGGACTTCCTGCTCAGCTGGGGCAACCTGCTGGCCTACCTGGCGATGCAGCAGCTGGCCGACCCCCGCGCGGGCGGGTGGCGCTTCGCCCACCCCGGCCGCGAAACCGGGCTGACCAACCTCACCCTGCGCGAAGGCCCGCTCGGCGTCGAGGCCACCGCCGGACGGTTCCGGGTCACGCTCGACGGCTCGACGCTGGTGGACGCGCCTGCCGACGTGGTGATCGAGGACTACACGCGCGACGGCGACATGGTGCGTGCGGTGATCCGCAACCCCGGCGGCGGAGTGGTCACCCTCGGTGTTCCGGCGGCGGCCGGTGAAACGGTGACGGTCCGGGGGAGCAGCGTCGCGGTCGAACCCGGCGGCGTGGTCACCCTCGCCGCGGCCGACGGGGAAGTCGTCCTCGGCAGGCCGTCGTGA
- a CDS encoding ABC transporter permease, with product MIRVVVKRLLIGVLVMWGAASLIFLIVRVAPGNPATILLGPDATPDQVQALTAKLGLDRPLIAQYLSYLGDVARLHFGDSYRLGGPAMAEVFGRLPATFELMLFSTLIAVVAGLTLGLVAAARAGGMLDRVVSAGTIALQSFPTFWVGIMLILVFALVLRALPSAGAGTPAHLVLPAVTLALPFTATVARLTRTSVSETLREPYIATARSKGLAQHQVLFGHALRNSLIPVVTVVGLHMGGLMGGAVVVENVFAWPGLGTLVVDAVSNRDYEVVQAAAFLIAGVVMLFNLVADLLYSQLDPRIRLEGAA from the coding sequence GTGATCCGCGTCGTCGTCAAGCGGCTCCTGATCGGTGTACTGGTGATGTGGGGTGCGGCGTCGCTGATCTTCCTGATCGTGCGGGTCGCGCCCGGCAACCCGGCGACGATCCTGCTGGGCCCGGACGCCACACCGGACCAGGTGCAGGCGCTGACCGCGAAACTCGGCCTCGACCGGCCGCTGATCGCGCAGTACCTGAGCTACCTCGGCGACGTGGCCCGGCTGCACTTCGGCGACTCCTACCGGCTGGGCGGCCCGGCGATGGCGGAGGTGTTCGGCCGGCTGCCCGCGACGTTCGAGCTGATGCTGTTCTCCACCCTCATCGCGGTGGTCGCGGGACTCACGCTCGGCCTGGTGGCCGCGGCCCGTGCCGGCGGGATGCTGGACCGGGTGGTCTCGGCGGGCACGATCGCGTTGCAGTCGTTCCCCACGTTCTGGGTGGGCATCATGCTCATCCTGGTCTTCGCGCTCGTCCTGCGCGCGCTGCCCAGCGCGGGCGCCGGCACACCGGCGCACCTGGTCCTGCCCGCGGTCACGCTGGCACTGCCGTTCACCGCCACCGTCGCGCGGCTGACCCGCACCAGCGTCTCGGAGACGCTGCGCGAGCCCTACATCGCCACCGCCCGGTCGAAGGGCCTGGCGCAGCACCAGGTGCTGTTCGGGCACGCGCTGCGCAACTCGCTCATCCCGGTGGTCACGGTCGTCGGCCTGCACATGGGCGGGCTGATGGGCGGCGCGGTCGTGGTGGAGAACGTGTTCGCGTGGCCGGGGCTCGGCACGCTGGTGGTCGACGCGGTGTCCAACCGCGACTACGAGGTGGTGCAGGCGGCCGCGTTCCTCATCGCGGGCGTCGTGATGCTGTTCAACCTCGTCGCCGACCTCCTCTACTCGCAGCTCGACCCGCGCATCCGGCTGGAGGGAGCGGCATGA
- a CDS encoding ABC transporter permease has product MTAQAVVATTPRRRAAGRWFGRVPHVVLAIYALVAVFGPLLVDYDPVSTALNDRLLAPGSPLSTGGTAWFGTDGLGRDVLAQVIYGARTSVIIGFATVAVSCAVGVAVGAVAGYFRGWPDTILARGIDILLAFPAILLTIVIAGAFERSVLVVVTALSATAWISFARVTRSVALSTRERPWVDAARVLGVGRLSILWRHILPFTIGPVIALATLEFALIVLAEAGLSFLGIGLPSSAVSWGQVIAGGKQYLATAWWISAIPGIALSLLIINIGILGDQLTARHGRGHVGR; this is encoded by the coding sequence ATGACCGCGCAGGCCGTCGTCGCGACCACACCACGCCGCCGCGCCGCGGGCCGCTGGTTCGGCCGCGTCCCGCACGTGGTGCTCGCGATCTACGCACTGGTCGCCGTGTTCGGGCCGCTGCTCGTCGACTACGACCCGGTCAGCACGGCGCTCAACGACCGGCTGCTCGCGCCGGGATCGCCACTGTCCACCGGCGGGACCGCGTGGTTCGGCACGGACGGCCTGGGCCGGGACGTCCTCGCGCAGGTGATCTACGGTGCGCGCACGTCGGTGATCATCGGGTTCGCGACGGTCGCGGTGTCCTGCGCCGTCGGCGTCGCGGTCGGCGCCGTCGCCGGGTACTTCCGGGGCTGGCCGGACACGATCCTGGCCCGCGGCATCGACATCCTGCTCGCGTTCCCGGCGATCCTGCTCACCATCGTCATCGCGGGCGCGTTCGAGCGCAGCGTGCTGGTCGTGGTGACCGCGCTGTCGGCGACGGCGTGGATCTCCTTCGCCCGCGTCACGCGTTCCGTCGCACTGTCCACCCGGGAACGCCCCTGGGTGGACGCGGCGCGGGTGCTGGGCGTCGGGCGGTTGTCCATCCTGTGGCGGCACATCCTGCCGTTCACGATCGGGCCGGTGATCGCGCTGGCCACCCTGGAGTTCGCGCTCATCGTGCTCGCCGAGGCCGGCCTGTCCTTCCTCGGCATCGGACTGCCCTCCTCCGCCGTGTCGTGGGGGCAGGTCATCGCAGGCGGCAAGCAGTACCTGGCCACGGCCTGGTGGATCTCGGCCATCCCCGGCATCGCGCTGTCGCTGCTGATCATCAACATCGGAATCCTCGGCGACCAGCTCACCGCGCGGCACGGGCGCGGCCACGTCGGCCGGTAA
- a CDS encoding ABC transporter substrate-binding protein yields the protein MTRIPGKGRTRRVALAVFASAAVALTGCGTTGGAGGAADGEITVAGTYAIENLDAASPSGGGSTGTQLVSLQIFSRLVKPRADGTLEGDLATTWKADPTASEWTFTLRPGVTFSDGRDLTSADVVAAFTRFLELKSTNANNFTGDTMTATSPTEVVLKSPKPDAAIPYKLALFYVVPGTVTGEDPAFFKNPVGSGPFKVERFDPSGTVVLVPNETYYGGAPALKRVTLRKMPELAARLTALRSGEVDLIWGIPDDQLPQLQQDPALTVQTAQSTAVFTMWFNSSVPALTKPEVRRALWQAVDFATIIKQLYPQTGTLSESPVSPVTVGYVPQQPVRYDPAAAKAALQAAGFDFSAKLRLQFANAEFRQFNQAVVSDLAKIGVQVDLREKEQAVFTSDLLAMNWDINFQQLSNPTFDGSNTLGRLYPCAAKRTGYCNPELDRLLTDAVATPDLGERTRLYGEASKIIWGDAVGMFPMAVKYAYAWNSSLSGVVPDPNGLPDFASIRAGGA from the coding sequence ATGACCAGAATCCCCGGCAAGGGCAGGACCCGCCGCGTCGCGCTCGCCGTCTTCGCGTCGGCCGCGGTGGCGCTCACCGGATGCGGCACCACCGGCGGGGCCGGTGGTGCCGCCGACGGTGAGATCACGGTCGCCGGCACCTACGCGATCGAGAACCTCGACGCGGCCAGCCCCTCGGGCGGCGGCAGCACCGGCACCCAGCTGGTGTCGTTGCAGATCTTCAGCAGGCTCGTCAAACCACGCGCGGACGGCACGCTCGAAGGCGACCTCGCCACGACGTGGAAGGCCGACCCGACGGCCTCGGAGTGGACCTTCACCCTGCGTCCCGGCGTCACGTTCAGCGACGGGCGCGACCTCACCTCGGCCGACGTCGTCGCCGCGTTCACCCGCTTCCTCGAACTGAAGAGCACGAACGCCAACAACTTCACCGGCGACACGATGACCGCGACCTCGCCGACCGAGGTGGTGCTCAAGTCGCCGAAACCGGACGCGGCGATCCCGTACAAGCTGGCGTTGTTCTACGTCGTGCCGGGCACCGTGACCGGTGAGGACCCGGCCTTCTTCAAGAACCCCGTCGGATCCGGGCCGTTCAAGGTGGAGCGGTTCGATCCGTCCGGCACGGTCGTGCTGGTGCCCAACGAGACCTACTACGGCGGCGCGCCGGCCCTGAAACGCGTGACGCTGCGCAAGATGCCCGAGCTCGCGGCCCGGCTGACCGCGCTGCGCTCCGGCGAGGTCGACCTGATCTGGGGCATCCCGGACGACCAGCTGCCCCAGCTGCAGCAGGACCCGGCACTGACCGTCCAAACGGCACAGAGCACCGCGGTGTTCACCATGTGGTTCAACTCGTCGGTCCCGGCACTGACCAAGCCCGAGGTGCGGCGGGCGCTGTGGCAGGCGGTCGACTTCGCCACGATCATCAAGCAGCTCTACCCGCAGACCGGCACCCTGTCCGAGTCGCCGGTGTCCCCCGTCACCGTGGGATACGTGCCGCAGCAGCCGGTCCGCTACGACCCGGCCGCCGCGAAGGCGGCGCTGCAGGCGGCGGGCTTCGACTTCTCGGCGAAGCTGCGGCTGCAGTTCGCCAACGCCGAGTTCCGCCAGTTCAACCAGGCGGTCGTGTCCGATCTGGCCAAGATCGGCGTCCAGGTCGACCTGCGGGAGAAGGAACAGGCCGTGTTCACCAGCGACCTGCTGGCGATGAACTGGGACATCAACTTCCAGCAGCTGTCCAACCCGACCTTCGACGGATCCAACACGCTCGGCAGGCTCTACCCGTGCGCGGCCAAGCGCACCGGCTACTGCAACCCGGAGCTGGACCGGCTGCTGACCGACGCGGTGGCGACCCCGGACCTGGGCGAGCGCACCCGCCTCTACGGCGAAGCGAGCAAGATCATCTGGGGCGACGCGGTCGGTATGTTCCCGATGGCCGTCAAGTACGCCTACGCGTGGAACAGCTCGCTGAGCGGGGTCGTACCGGATCCCAACGGCCTGCCCGACTTCGCCTCCATCCGGGCCGGCGGGGCATGA
- a CDS encoding ABC transporter ATP-binding protein — MSRAAAAQVVPAAPVSEALLEVDGLTVDLPSARGELRVVDGVSFDIPPATTVGLIGESGSGKTMTANAVIGLLPGGAGTGGELRWRGDDLLRLPAARRRRLRGHEIAMIFQDPLAALNPTQTIGRQVGEILRRAGRPRAEVRRRVLELLDLAGVPDPPVRMRNYPHEFSGGLRQRAMIALALAGDPALLLADEPTTALDVTVQARILRLLRSVQHERGLAMLLVSHDLRVVAHVAHQVVVMYAGRVAERGPTAEVLRTPAHPYTRALVESVPAVRTRTALAHPLPGTPATPANRPAGCAFHPRCPLARDRCRTDQPEVREVAPGRWGACHFAGEVLDR; from the coding sequence ATGAGCCGCGCGGCGGCCGCGCAGGTGGTCCCGGCGGCCCCGGTGTCCGAGGCGCTGCTGGAGGTCGACGGGCTGACCGTCGACCTGCCCTCGGCGCGCGGAGAGCTGCGGGTGGTCGACGGGGTGTCGTTCGACATCCCGCCCGCCACGACGGTCGGGCTGATCGGCGAATCGGGCAGCGGCAAGACCATGACCGCGAACGCGGTGATCGGCCTGCTGCCCGGCGGCGCGGGCACCGGGGGAGAGCTGCGCTGGCGTGGCGACGACCTGCTGCGGCTCCCGGCGGCGCGCCGTCGGCGCCTGCGGGGCCACGAGATCGCGATGATCTTCCAGGACCCGCTGGCCGCACTCAACCCGACCCAGACCATCGGCCGTCAGGTGGGCGAAATCCTCCGGCGAGCCGGGCGGCCGCGTGCCGAGGTCCGGCGGCGGGTCCTGGAGCTGCTCGACCTGGCCGGGGTGCCGGACCCGCCGGTGCGCATGCGCAACTACCCGCACGAGTTCTCCGGCGGCCTGCGCCAGCGCGCGATGATCGCGCTCGCGCTGGCCGGAGATCCGGCGCTGCTGCTGGCCGACGAGCCGACCACCGCGCTGGACGTCACCGTGCAGGCGCGCATCCTGCGCCTGCTGCGGAGCGTCCAGCACGAACGGGGGCTGGCGATGCTGCTGGTCAGCCACGATCTGCGGGTCGTGGCGCACGTGGCGCACCAGGTCGTGGTGATGTACGCGGGGCGGGTCGCCGAACGCGGGCCCACCGCGGAGGTCCTGCGGACCCCGGCCCACCCCTACACCCGCGCGCTCGTCGAGAGCGTCCCCGCCGTGCGCACCCGGACCGCGCTGGCGCACCCGCTGCCGGGCACGCCCGCCACCCCGGCGAACCGGCCCGCCGGGTGCGCGTTCCACCCCCGCTGCCCGCTGGCGCGCGACCGGTGCCGCACCGACCAGCCGGAGGTGCGCGAGGTCGCGCCCGGACGGTGGGGCGCGTGCCACTTCGCCGGGGAGGTGCTGGACCGGTGA
- a CDS encoding ABC transporter ATP-binding protein: MTLLEVRDLRVGFGRGRTVFVAVDGVSLSVDTDETVGLVGESGSGKTTVARTIAGLVRPTAGTVLLDGRPLGPVGRRPAAHQRAVQMVFQDPRSSLNPRMTVAAIVGEAWRTHPDSAPEGDRTAALHQLLDDVGLDSGVAGHRASELSGGQCQRVSIARALAVRPRLLVCDEAVSALDVSVQAQILRLLVDLRRRHQLAMLFISHDLGVVHQIADRIAVMRRGELVEEGPAGDVLGAPRHEYTRSLLDAALELNDAGGEGTG, encoded by the coding sequence GTGACGTTGCTGGAAGTCCGCGATCTGCGGGTCGGATTCGGCCGCGGCCGCACGGTGTTCGTCGCGGTCGACGGCGTCAGCCTGAGCGTGGACACCGACGAGACCGTCGGCCTGGTCGGCGAGTCGGGGTCCGGCAAGACCACGGTGGCGCGCACGATCGCCGGGCTCGTCCGGCCCACCGCGGGCACGGTCCTGCTCGACGGCCGTCCGCTCGGGCCCGTCGGGCGACGGCCGGCGGCACACCAGCGGGCCGTGCAGATGGTGTTCCAGGACCCGCGTTCGTCGCTGAACCCGCGGATGACGGTCGCCGCGATCGTCGGCGAAGCGTGGCGCACGCATCCGGACTCGGCTCCCGAGGGCGACCGGACGGCGGCGCTGCACCAGCTCCTGGACGACGTCGGCCTCGACTCCGGGGTGGCCGGGCACCGCGCGAGCGAGCTGTCCGGCGGGCAGTGCCAGCGCGTGAGCATCGCCCGCGCGCTCGCCGTGCGGCCACGGCTGCTGGTGTGCGACGAGGCGGTGTCCGCATTGGACGTTTCCGTGCAGGCGCAGATCCTGCGGCTGCTGGTCGATCTGCGACGGCGGCACCAGCTGGCGATGCTGTTCATCTCACACGACCTCGGCGTGGTGCACCAGATCGCGGACCGGATCGCCGTGATGCGGCGGGGCGAGCTGGTCGAGGAGGGACCGGCCGGGGACGTCCTCGGCGCACCGCGGCACGAGTACACCCGCAGTCTGCTGGACGCGGCTCTGGAACTGAACGACGCAGGAGGGGAAGGCACCGGGTGA
- a CDS encoding FAD-dependent oxidoreductase produces the protein MTTESKTDVLVVGGGLGGVAAALAALRRGRSVLLTEETGWLGGQMTSQGVPPDEHPWIEQFGCTASYRALREAIRDHYRRWYPLTEQARARVDLNPGEGRVSRLCHEPRVAAAVIEAMLAPWESSGSLRVWYHHRPVAATVDGDRITGVTVAGPAGVTREVTARFVVDATELGDLLPLAGAEHVTGFESREQTGEPSAPEQAQPSNMQAFSWVFAVDHLDGEDHTIDRPAGYSSWVRYQPPGWPNPLLDLTAPDPRTLETVERTFVPNTDTGPVVADQSKDPGDKDLWVFRRILARRALRPGFAASDITLVNWPMIDYLPGPLIGVGEEEKAKHLDGARELSLSMLYWLQTEAPRPDGGTGWPGLRLRGDVMGTADGLAKAPYIRESRRITALRTVVEQDLSLAVRGDRGAEPYADSVGVGMYRIDLHPSTGGDTYIDVASCPFRIPLGALVPVRLRNLLAGGKNLGTTHITNGCYRLHPVEWNIGEAAGALAAHCAGNGLEPHQVHAREELLRTFQDELVADGFELAWPEVRGY, from the coding sequence GTGACCACCGAATCGAAGACGGACGTGCTCGTCGTGGGTGGCGGGCTGGGCGGGGTGGCGGCGGCGCTGGCGGCGCTGCGGCGCGGGCGGTCGGTGCTGCTGACCGAGGAAACCGGCTGGCTGGGCGGGCAGATGACCAGCCAGGGCGTTCCGCCCGACGAGCACCCGTGGATCGAGCAGTTCGGCTGCACCGCGAGCTACCGCGCGCTGCGCGAGGCGATCCGCGACCACTACCGCCGGTGGTATCCGCTGACCGAGCAGGCCCGCGCGCGGGTGGACCTCAACCCCGGCGAGGGACGGGTGAGCAGGCTCTGCCACGAACCGCGGGTCGCGGCCGCGGTCATCGAAGCGATGCTGGCGCCCTGGGAATCGTCCGGGTCGCTGCGGGTCTGGTACCACCACCGTCCGGTCGCGGCCACTGTGGACGGTGACCGGATCACCGGTGTCACGGTGGCCGGGCCCGCGGGCGTGACGCGCGAGGTGACGGCCCGGTTCGTGGTCGACGCGACCGAGCTGGGCGATCTGCTGCCCCTCGCCGGCGCCGAGCACGTGACCGGGTTCGAATCGCGGGAGCAGACCGGGGAACCGAGCGCGCCCGAGCAGGCCCAGCCGTCGAACATGCAGGCGTTCTCGTGGGTGTTCGCGGTGGACCACCTCGACGGCGAGGACCACACGATCGACCGGCCCGCGGGCTACTCGTCGTGGGTGCGCTACCAGCCGCCGGGCTGGCCGAACCCGCTGCTCGACCTGACCGCGCCCGATCCGCGCACGCTGGAGACCGTCGAGCGCACCTTCGTCCCCAACACCGACACCGGACCGGTCGTCGCCGACCAGAGCAAGGACCCCGGTGACAAGGACCTGTGGGTGTTCCGGCGCATCCTGGCGCGCCGGGCGCTGCGGCCCGGGTTCGCCGCCAGCGACATCACCCTGGTGAACTGGCCGATGATCGACTACCTGCCCGGGCCGCTGATCGGCGTGGGGGAGGAGGAGAAGGCCAAGCACCTCGACGGGGCGCGGGAACTGAGCCTGTCCATGCTGTACTGGCTGCAGACCGAGGCGCCGCGCCCGGACGGCGGCACCGGCTGGCCCGGGCTGCGGCTGCGCGGTGACGTGATGGGCACGGCCGATGGCCTCGCGAAGGCGCCCTACATCCGGGAGTCCCGTCGCATCACGGCGTTGCGCACGGTCGTGGAGCAGGACCTGTCCCTGGCCGTGCGCGGTGACCGGGGCGCCGAACCGTACGCGGACTCGGTCGGGGTCGGGATGTACCGGATCGACCTGCACCCCTCCACCGGCGGCGACACCTACATCGACGTCGCGAGCTGCCCGTTCCGGATCCCACTGGGCGCGCTCGTGCCGGTCCGGCTGCGCAACCTGCTGGCGGGCGGCAAGAACCTCGGCACGACGCACATCACCAACGGTTGCTACCGGCTGCACCCCGTCGAATGGAACATCGGCGAGGCGGCGGGAGCGCTGGCCGCCCACTGCGCCGGGAACGGCTTGGAGCCGCACCAGGTCCACGCTCGCGAGGAGCTGCTGCGCACGTTCCAGGACGAGCTGGTGGCCGACGGGTTCGAGCTGGCGTGGCCGGAGGTCCGCGGGTACTGA
- a CDS encoding MDR family MFS transporter, which produces MTTTAPGPLLLTQRRIWIIFSALIAGMLLSSLDQTIVATAMPTIVGDLGGVEHQVWITTAYLLATTIVMPIYGKFGDVLGRRRLFLVAIALFTLASVGCAFATDFWVFVVFRALQGFGGGGLMILSQAIIADIVPANERGKYLGPLGGIFGLSAVGGPLLGGFFVDHLTWQWAFYINIPVGIAAFVIALVALTLPAKKATQPIDVAGVVFLSLATTCLIFFTDFGGDRAHGWGALSTWAWGAGLLVSGVAFVLTERRAADPIIPLSLFRNPIFVNATAIGLALGLGMFAAIGFVPTFLQMSSGTSAAASGLLLLPMMVGLIGTSIISGSAITKTGRYRIYPILGTVVTGVAMVLMTTLSADTPIWLICVYLFVFGAGLGLIMQVVVLVVQNAVPAAMIGTATSTNNYFREVGAALGTAVFGTLFTTRLTENLNGVFTAAGASASDASAATATLDPAALNLLPEPVRNGVVTAYADALAPVFWYLLPFIGIAFVLALVLKQIPLSDVAGLVARGEAIGGEEAERLEAEQRTGKI; this is translated from the coding sequence ATGACCACCACCGCGCCCGGACCACTGCTGCTGACCCAGCGGCGGATCTGGATCATCTTCAGCGCCCTCATCGCCGGCATGCTGCTGTCGAGTCTGGACCAGACGATCGTCGCGACCGCGATGCCGACGATCGTCGGTGATCTCGGTGGTGTCGAGCACCAGGTGTGGATCACCACCGCCTACCTGCTCGCCACCACGATCGTGATGCCGATCTACGGCAAGTTCGGCGACGTACTGGGGCGGCGGCGGCTGTTCCTCGTCGCGATCGCGTTGTTCACCCTCGCCTCGGTGGGGTGCGCGTTCGCCACGGACTTCTGGGTGTTCGTGGTGTTCCGCGCCCTGCAGGGCTTCGGCGGTGGCGGTCTGATGATCCTGTCGCAGGCGATCATCGCCGACATCGTGCCCGCCAACGAGCGCGGCAAGTACCTCGGCCCGCTCGGTGGCATCTTCGGTCTGTCCGCGGTCGGCGGCCCGCTGCTCGGCGGGTTCTTCGTCGATCACCTCACCTGGCAGTGGGCGTTCTACATCAACATCCCGGTCGGCATCGCCGCGTTCGTCATCGCGCTCGTCGCGCTGACGCTGCCGGCCAAGAAGGCCACCCAGCCGATCGACGTCGCCGGCGTCGTGTTCCTCTCGCTGGCCACCACGTGCCTGATCTTCTTCACCGACTTCGGCGGCGACCGGGCCCACGGCTGGGGCGCGCTGTCGACCTGGGCCTGGGGAGCGGGCCTGCTCGTGTCCGGGGTCGCGTTCGTCCTCACCGAACGGCGCGCCGCGGACCCGATCATCCCGCTGAGCCTGTTCCGCAACCCGATCTTCGTCAACGCCACCGCGATCGGACTGGCGCTGGGCCTGGGCATGTTCGCCGCGATCGGGTTCGTGCCGACGTTCCTGCAGATGTCCTCGGGCACCTCGGCGGCCGCGTCCGGGCTGCTGCTCCTGCCGATGATGGTCGGCCTGATCGGCACGTCGATCATCTCCGGATCGGCGATCACGAAGACCGGCCGCTACCGCATCTACCCGATCCTCGGCACCGTCGTCACCGGCGTCGCGATGGTCCTGATGACCACGCTGTCCGCGGACACGCCGATCTGGCTGATCTGCGTCTACCTGTTCGTGTTCGGCGCCGGGCTCGGGCTGATCATGCAGGTGGTCGTGCTCGTGGTGCAAAACGCCGTGCCCGCCGCCATGATCGGCACCGCGACCAGCACGAACAACTACTTCCGCGAGGTCGGGGCCGCGCTCGGCACCGCGGTGTTCGGCACGCTGTTCACCACGCGCCTGACCGAGAACCTCAACGGGGTCTTCACCGCGGCGGGCGCCTCGGCCTCGGACGCCTCGGCCGCCACGGCGACCCTCGACCCGGCCGCGCTGAACCTGCTGCCGGAACCGGTGCGAAACGGCGTGGTCACCGCCTACGCCGACGCGCTCGCCCCGGTGTTCTGGTACCTGCTGCCGTTCATCGGGATCGCGTTCGTGCTGGCGCTGGTGCTCAAGCAGATTCCGCTCTCCGACGTCGCCGGGCTGGTGGCGCGGGGCGAAGCCATCGGCGGCGAGGAGGCCGAACGGCTGGAAGCCGAGCAACGCACCGGGAAAATCTGA